The Roseofilum capinflatum BLCC-M114 nucleotide sequence TAACCACAGTTGTAGCCACTGTGGAGCCATAAAAGCCTCCCAATAACAAGCCAATTCCCGATAAGGCGATCGAGGGTAACTTCAGGCTGACCAACAGGGGAGACGTTAAGGTGAGTAAGAGGATCAGAATCCGGTCTCGTTGGCGTATTCCTGAATGAACCCGTCTTTCCACCCACCAAAACAGGGTTACCGAACCACTAATGAGCAAAGCGTAGGCCGTGAGACCTTCCCAATTAATTTGACGCTGGCTTAATTCAAAATGGTCGATGAGGACAAATTGTTTCTCTGATATTTTTTCTCCTTTATGAACAATAATTTCGCCCTTATGCACCTGATATTCAATATCGGGAAACGCTTCGGCGGCTTTTTCCGCTAGGCGATTGGCGGCATCTTTATCATGAATGAGATTATGTTGTCCTTTCAGAACCGTATGCAATGTATCTGAGGCAAACTTTTGCGTTTCTGGGGGAACCCAATCTTGCACTTGTAGGGCGATCGCCTGTCGCAGTTGTCGCTCTGGCAGACCTTCGGCCAGACCTTGGGTTAATATGCGATCGAGAGAGCGCTCAATTCCCCTTGTCGTTTCTTCCCATGTTGCCTCACTCCAATCAAAGAGAGCTGGAGTATATAAGGGGTTGCTATTGCCTTGCTGTTGTGTTTGTAGCTCATGTAAAGCAAATTCATAATTATTGCGAGCTTCAGAAATGGTAAACAACACCGTTGCCCATTCACTGGCTGAACTTTCTTCTTTCAGGCTTTGTAATTGGGCGATCGCCCCCTGAAGTTGAGGATTCAGGACTAGAGGATATTGAGGATCGGGAACAGCATCATCATCCGATTCAGAACCCTCTTGGGGTTCTTGTTCCGTTGTCTCGTCTAAAGGAAACGTTTCCAGCACTTCGGTAATCTGTTGCCATTGACTATCGGAGAGCTGGCGCAAATAGCGCTGAGTTTCCGGGGGCAAACGTGACTCGTCCACATAAGGAAATGCGCCCGTTTTCCGCCGTAAAGAAGTGCCTGGAGCCAATAAACTGTCCAGGGTTTGTTTGAGTTCTTCGTTTAACTCTAAATTAATTTTCAGTACCGTATAGGAACCGGTACGGATTTGTTTTCTCCGGTTTTCGGTCTCCTTTTCATCAACAACCTTTTCTGTGCGAGGGGCGCTAATGGTTTCTGGGGCTAGGGTTCCCGGTCGTAATTGGGGAGTGCTATAGAACCGGTAACCGAAAGAACTGGTGACTGAGGCCACCGCAATCACGAAAAAAGCCGTTGGTGGAATTTTTTGGGCCGTTTTTTTGCCCCGTATTTTCTGGGTTGGATGAGTACCATCAGTCCTTGAATTTGGCTCAGAAGGGGAAGAGGCTTTGTATCCAGGTTGACGTTGTTCGGGAGCATTGGCGATGTACATGCGCCACCATTGGTCTACCCGTTTACTTAGTGCTTGCAAAGATTTCATTGTGGCACCCAACTCAAATCGGCTACAGGGTTTTGCATCTGGGGCAATTGAACGGCATGGTGACCTGGACAATAGACCAGTGGGTTTCGTTTAAGCTGTCGCTTTCTCACTCCTTCCTAGGGATTAGGAGAATTTAGCACATCTGTAGTGCCTCCTAATCTAGACTATTTTAGCGTGGCCCGATCTCTTGTGGATCGCTGTTGGCGTTTTGGGGGAGGCTCCAAACCAGGATAGGCAAAAGATTTTAATGTTTAATTGAGACTAAATCGGCTCCTGACCAACTGGCGAGCAGATGGGTAGTGAGGGTATTTAAGGATTGAATCTCATGGGGCCAGGGGGTTGATGAATGTTGAATTTTCTCCTGTAGAAAAATTTGCCAAGGTAGGGGTATCCCTAAACGAGTTTGGTAGGTTCCGCACAGGGTAGCGGCAATGCAGGCACTCAAGGAGGGTTCCAGGTGATGTTGCTGGGCTAAGGCGATCGCCCCTGGAAAGGAGTGAGAGCTGTTCAGGAAGCTGAATAACCCCTGAATCAGGGGGGAGGGTTGGGCAAGGAGAGTATCTAGAGTGGCTAAGGTATGGGGACTTAACTGTTCCCAGTGCGATCGCCCATAGGTGAGGATCTGGTCTGGAGGAACCGATCCTTCAACGAGGGCACTCAAACTGATGCCGATCAGCAATCCCAAGGTTTGCTCCTGTGAAGATAACGGGTAATGGTCGGCGATCGTCTGCCAATGGCTCACCAAAGACTCTAAGTCTTCATGAAAATACAGGGATAGGGGTACAATTTGGCCCATCACTTCCCCCGGTTGGGTAACCCGGAGATCTGGGCCGATTGTCCCGGTTTCAATCAACTGTTGGCATCCTTGAACGATTCCTTGTCCCCACCGACCCTTCAGAGTCGGTGCATCAGGAAGAAGATCGGCGATCGCCGCGCCCCACAATGCGCCCTGAAACCGGTTATAGAGGGGAGTGGTGATGTCCATCAAAAACTAATCCTTCATCCTCTCAACCAAAAAGCTGAGTGAACCCAGTCACTCAGCCCAATACAGTTACTTACCCAAGACTCACACCGAAGCCTTTAGTCGTCATAAATTCGGCATTCAGCCGCATCTGGATTATCATCACAATATTGTTCAAACCCAGTTTTGCTCTTGACTTGCTTTTGGTGAGAAGCTTCTGCTTGCAGTTCTTCCACTGCATCCCAAGCCGCAGCACATTCAGCCGAGTTAGACCCTTGTGCATCGCAAACAGCACGGGCTTCAGTTAACTCTTGGTCGATTTTCGATTTGATGTCGTTGCTCATAAGTACAGTATTCTGGATGTTCAGTAAGTATTCTTCAAGGATTACGTTAAACTACTCTGCCCGATTCTGCATTATCTTAGCTTAAGCGATTATCGACTCTAATGGGCGATCGCAGGCGTGAGGGTAGATGATTGAGCCATGTCTTGAAGATAAGCCGGGTTTGAATTGGTCTGAATCGATCGTCTTTGAGACCTCTGTGAGAGCCAGACCAATAAAGCCTCAAACTCAGCTCTAGCAAAGTATTGAAGCCTATCACGTTCTTTCGACATACGTCCCCCTAGGGCTAGGTTGGGGGGACTGACTTATCAAATCTGACTTAACGAAGGGCACATGATTAATTTAATATTAAAATCAGTTTACACAACAGGGGAGTCGAAGATTGGAGCAGATGCAGTGGGCAAATGCCTTATCTACCCGTCCGTCTCTAGAGGCTGCGATCGCTGAAGTTGTCGAAACAGTCCATCGACAAATACCTGAACCCGCCTCTATTGGGCTAGTTTTTATCTCGTCTGCCTTTACCAGCGAATTTTCCCGCTTAATGCCCTTGCTGCAAGAAAAGCTCAACACACCGGTGTTGATTGGGTGTGGAGGTGGAGGCATCATTGGGATGGTCTCTGGCGAGACTCCCGAAGAATTGGAAGATCAAGCAGCTTTGAGTTTAACGTTAGCCCGATTACCGGGTGTTCACGTCAGTGCCTTTCATATGGATATGGAAGAATTGCCCGACCTCGATGGCCCTCCCGATCCATGGGTGGAGTTGGTGGGAGTCTCTCCAGAATCCCATCCCCATTTCATTCTCTTGGGCGATCCGATGTCTCCTGGTTTGAATGATTTACTTCAGGGCTTAGATTTTGCCTATCCCCATAGTCTGAAGGTCGGGGGGTTAGCCAGTTCCAGTCCAGTCAATCAGGGCAGTAGTTTATTCTACAATTATGAACTGTATAATGAGGGAGTTGTGGGGTTGGCCCTAAGTGGCAATATTGCCCTGGAAACCATTGTGGCCCAAGGTTGCCGTCCCATCGGTTCGATTTATCAAATTACCCATGCCGAACGCAATATTGTGTTGGAATTGCAAGAACAAGAGGCCAGTGGATTTCAGGGGGGGAAAACTGGGGTTCCCTTGGAAATTTTACGCGAAACCGTGGCTCGATTAAGTGAAGAAGATCGAGAGTTGGCTCAAGATTCGCTGTTTGTGGGGGTAGCGACGGATAGCTTTAAGAGTGAGTTGGAACCGGAAGATTTTTTAATTCGCAATTTGTTGGGCATCGATCCTAGGATAGGAGCTTTGGCGATCGCCGAACGGGTGCGGATCGGCCAACGGATTCAATTTCATTTGCGGGATGCTTTAGCGTCGGAAGAAGAGTTAGAAAATCTGCTGAAGCGATACCAGCAACAATTGGAGAGGCAAACGGGGAGTCAGTTGTTCTCAGCAACGGTTCATCCTTCTAGAGCGGGTGCTTTGATGTTTACCTGTTTGGGACGGGGAGAACAACTGTATGACGAGCCGAATGTAGATTCGGGATTATTTCAGAGATACTTCCCGTCCATTCCCCTGAGCGGTTTTTTCTGTCAAGGTGAAATTGGCCCAGTGGGAGGAAACACCTTTTTACACGGATACACTTCTGTGTTTGCAATTTTCTATCCACAGTCGGCACAAGAGACCTCGGAGCCTTAGAAGGAGTATTCGTTGGGTTCATTGGGTTTTTCCAGGCGATCGCGACCTTGATCTTTGGCTCGGTATAGTCCTCGGTCGGCGGCGTGAATGAGTTGGGTGGCCGAACAGCTATCTTCTGGAAAGGCACAGGCAATGCCTAAACTGAGGGTAATATGGTCGCTAACCTCGGATTGAGCATGGGGAATGTTGAGTTCCTGGATTTGGTAACGAATGTTTCGGGCCACGGCGATCGCTCCAGAGGCATCGGTTTGCGGTAGAATCACGGCAAATTCTTCTCCCCCATAGCGAGCGACTAAATCTTGAGGACGGCGAACTGCTCTCTGAATACCTTGGGCAATGTCTTGTAGGCAGCGATCGCCCTGAAGATGGCCGTAGCGATCGTTATAGAATTTAAAATAATCCACATCGGCCAGAATCAAGGATAACGGAGTTTGGGCCCGTTTCATTTGCCGGACTTCTCTCTCCAAGACTTCATCAAAGTAGTGACGGTTGGCTAATTGGGTGAGGCGATCGATACCTGCTAACCGTTGCAATTCTTGATTGGCTTGGGTCAGTTGTTGAAACTTTTGGGTTTGTTCCCACCACCGTTTCATCCGTTGTACCAATAGGGTTTCATGAATGGGTTTAGGAATAATATCAACAATGCCGAGAGCAAACGCTTGATTCACCCAATCGGAATCGTCAAGGGAATGGATGACAAAAAGTCCTACCGTAGTGGAAGCACTTTGGGTATACCAGAAGTTTTGTAGCTCTTGGCAACAGGTAAGGCTATCCCCCTCGGACAGAGAAGCATCTAATAAAATCATATTCGGATCGGTTTGTTGAGCTAAGTGAATTCCGGCGTTTATTCCATCTGCTTCAGTGACGAAGTAACCTTGATCTTTCATTAAACCACAGAGGCGATCGCGCAGTTCGGGATCTTCTTCGATCACCAAAACTCTTGGAATAGTGGGAATATTGGGATCTGCTCGTCCCCCAGAAATGACTTCAAAGGGGTTGCCAGGAACAGGAAATTTAATGACAGATGAATGATGGGGATGGATGGAAAATAGCATGGAAGATAGCTTGAACTCTATATTTCCACTATCGGAGATAATTGCTTATTCCTCAGTGATAGAACAGTGAACTAACAGTGATAATGCCTGACTCTGATGAGTGACTCACTAAAACGTTGAGAGTGAGCGCGATCACCCCCTGGAAATGCCAAGATAGAAAGAGTTAGCGTTAAAGGTCGGGAGGGGTCACCCGTGAAGGAGTTAGCAATTGAGCAGCTTGAGGGATTAAAGCAACGGGTTAGGGAATTAGAGGCAGAAAATGAGGCTCTACGAAAAAGGCAAAGGATCAATAGCCAGTCCCTCACCGAGAATCCTGAGTTTGAGGAGGTGGTCGAGTATCGGGTTCAGGAACGCATGGCTGTTTTAGAGAAAAAGATGCGCGAGCGTCGTTTGTTGGAGGAGCAGTTGGGCCAAGCGGAAATGCAGATGCGCTCGATTTTTCAGGCGATGCAGGATGTGGTGTTGGTTTTGGATGCTGATTTTCAGGAGATTGAGATTATTCCTACCCATCCGATGATTTTTGCCCATCCTCAATGGGATATTGTCAGTCAGACGTTGGAGTTGTTTTGGGATGGGGAGCAGACGGAATGGTTTCGCACTCAGATTAAGCGATCGCTCAATCTCCAACATCCGGTTACGTTTGAGTACAGTTTGCGCCAAGGAAATCGAGATTTATGGTTTACCAGCCATATTTCCCCGATTTCTAAAACTTCGGTGGTTTGGGTGGCCCGCGAAATTACCGATCGCAAAGAAGCAGAGCTGCGACTTGAGAATATTCGCGAGCAGTTAGAGCTAATTGTCGAGCAGCGAACGGCAGCGCTGCAACGGTTGAATCTGGAGTTGGAGCAACGAGTGGAGGAGCGAACGGCCCAGTTACAGCAAGTGAATGAGCAGTTGCGCCAGGAAATTGGCGATCGCCACCAGACTCAGGAAGAGTTGAGGCGATCGAAGCAGTTGTTGCAATTGGTGATGGATAATATTCCCCAGTTTATTGTCTGGAAAGACTTAAATTCGATGTATTTGGGCTGTAATCGCAATTTTGCCCAGTTAGCCGGGTTATCGACTCCAGAAGAAATTGTCGGGAAAACCGATTATGATTTGTTTTGGACAACTCACGAGGCCCATTGGTATCGACAGGGCGATCGTCGGGTCATGAGTCGCAATCAACCCGAATATCATCGCATCGAGACTAAATTTCAAGCCGATGGTAGCCGTTTATGGATTGATACCAATACCATTCCCCTCCATGATGCCCAACATCAAGTCGTCGGCATTTTGAGAACCTATGAAAATGTGACCGAACGCAAGCAAATTGAAGAGCAATTACGGTTAACCCAGTTTACTCTCGATCGCATGGGAGATATCGTTTTGCTCATTTCTGCCCAGGCCCAATTATTTTATGTGAATGAAGCCGCTTGTCAGACCTTGGGATATGAGCGATCGGAGCTATTAAACTTGAAGTTTTATCAGATTGATACCCTCTCTTCGACTGAGACTTGGAGCGCCCATTGGCATGAATTACGTCAGTTAAAATCCCTCACCTTTGAATCTGTTCTTTGGACAAGAAAAGGTGCGCCGATTCCCGTAGAAGTGCGGATGAATTATTTGGAATTTAATGGTAAAGAATATAATTGTGGGATTTTTCGGGATATTTCCGAACGCAAAAAAGCTGAGGAAGCATTGCGGGAAAGTGAGGAGCGGTTTAGAGCAATTTTTGAGCAAGTCGCTGTCGGCATGGCAATTGTAACCCTAAATGGTCATTTTTTTCGAGTGAATCAGAAATTTTGTG carries:
- a CDS encoding HD family phosphohydrolase gives rise to the protein MKSLQALSKRVDQWWRMYIANAPEQRQPGYKASSPSEPNSRTDGTHPTQKIRGKKTAQKIPPTAFFVIAVASVTSSFGYRFYSTPQLRPGTLAPETISAPRTEKVVDEKETENRRKQIRTGSYTVLKINLELNEELKQTLDSLLAPGTSLRRKTGAFPYVDESRLPPETQRYLRQLSDSQWQQITEVLETFPLDETTEQEPQEGSESDDDAVPDPQYPLVLNPQLQGAIAQLQSLKEESSASEWATVLFTISEARNNYEFALHELQTQQQGNSNPLYTPALFDWSEATWEETTRGIERSLDRILTQGLAEGLPERQLRQAIALQVQDWVPPETQKFASDTLHTVLKGQHNLIHDKDAANRLAEKAAEAFPDIEYQVHKGEIIVHKGEKISEKQFVLIDHFELSQRQINWEGLTAYALLISGSVTLFWWVERRVHSGIRQRDRILILLLTLTSPLLVSLKLPSIALSGIGLLLGGFYGSTVATTVVSLIATVLPIGMDVIWNQWLASAAGGILAGIMAGRMRSREEAALLGMGVGMTQSVTYLAVTLIQTAIPGIAWQPLLTRAAFQGLGGLASSIAALGLSPYLEHLFDLVTPVRLAEISNPNRPLLQRLASEAPGTFQHTLFVSTLAEAATRTLGGNCELVRAGTLYHDIGKMHDPLGFIENQMGGPNKHDEIEDPWKSAEIIKKHVSEGLVLAKQYRLPKAVRAFIPEHQGSMLIAFFYYQAKQMAEADPNVRVNEADFRYPGPIPQSRETGIVMLADSCEAALRSLKEATYEEALAMVNKILRARWQDNQLVDSGLKREEMPVIADTFVRVWQQFNHKRIAYPKGALPK
- a CDS encoding Calvin cycle protein CP12 produces the protein MSNDIKSKIDQELTEARAVCDAQGSNSAECAAAWDAVEELQAEASHQKQVKSKTGFEQYCDDNPDAAECRIYDD
- a CDS encoding FIST signal transduction protein; protein product: MQWANALSTRPSLEAAIAEVVETVHRQIPEPASIGLVFISSAFTSEFSRLMPLLQEKLNTPVLIGCGGGGIIGMVSGETPEELEDQAALSLTLARLPGVHVSAFHMDMEELPDLDGPPDPWVELVGVSPESHPHFILLGDPMSPGLNDLLQGLDFAYPHSLKVGGLASSSPVNQGSSLFYNYELYNEGVVGLALSGNIALETIVAQGCRPIGSIYQITHAERNIVLELQEQEASGFQGGKTGVPLEILRETVARLSEEDRELAQDSLFVGVATDSFKSELEPEDFLIRNLLGIDPRIGALAIAERVRIGQRIQFHLRDALASEEELENLLKRYQQQLERQTGSQLFSATVHPSRAGALMFTCLGRGEQLYDEPNVDSGLFQRYFPSIPLSGFFCQGEIGPVGGNTFLHGYTSVFAIFYPQSAQETSEP
- a CDS encoding GGDEF domain-containing response regulator → MLFSIHPHHSSVIKFPVPGNPFEVISGGRADPNIPTIPRVLVIEEDPELRDRLCGLMKDQGYFVTEADGINAGIHLAQQTDPNMILLDASLSEGDSLTCCQELQNFWYTQSASTTVGLFVIHSLDDSDWVNQAFALGIVDIIPKPIHETLLVQRMKRWWEQTQKFQQLTQANQELQRLAGIDRLTQLANRHYFDEVLEREVRQMKRAQTPLSLILADVDYFKFYNDRYGHLQGDRCLQDIAQGIQRAVRRPQDLVARYGGEEFAVILPQTDASGAIAVARNIRYQIQELNIPHAQSEVSDHITLSLGIACAFPEDSCSATQLIHAADRGLYRAKDQGRDRLEKPNEPNEYSF
- a CDS encoding PAS domain S-box protein produces the protein MKELAIEQLEGLKQRVRELEAENEALRKRQRINSQSLTENPEFEEVVEYRVQERMAVLEKKMRERRLLEEQLGQAEMQMRSIFQAMQDVVLVLDADFQEIEIIPTHPMIFAHPQWDIVSQTLELFWDGEQTEWFRTQIKRSLNLQHPVTFEYSLRQGNRDLWFTSHISPISKTSVVWVAREITDRKEAELRLENIREQLELIVEQRTAALQRLNLELEQRVEERTAQLQQVNEQLRQEIGDRHQTQEELRRSKQLLQLVMDNIPQFIVWKDLNSMYLGCNRNFAQLAGLSTPEEIVGKTDYDLFWTTHEAHWYRQGDRRVMSRNQPEYHRIETKFQADGSRLWIDTNTIPLHDAQHQVVGILRTYENVTERKQIEEQLRLTQFTLDRMGDIVLLISAQAQLFYVNEAACQTLGYERSELLNLKFYQIDTLSSTETWSAHWHELRQLKSLTFESVLWTRKGAPIPVEVRMNYLEFNGKEYNCGIFRDISERKKAEEALRESEERFRAIFEQVAVGMAIVTLNGHFFRVNQKFCDILGYNRPEMLSRTFEDITAPEDLPKSRDTIDNIWIQDHPSETLESRYICNENKIVWGHVTISLVRKTSGENHYYIWVFEEITDRKQAEEKLKASLKEKEILLKEIHHRVKNNLMVVSNLLELQSEYLEDPSLVKILSDSQNRIYSMLLIHEKLYKNTNLDRIKFNEYLESLVEGLLDSYQGHEQQIDLVLDLDPIDLNIETANPCGLIVNELVSNALKHAFPNKPPNYKGLIWIGLEKDKDGAIAIEVKDNGIGLPPNFDIYQVDTMGLELVCTLAEQLKTTPEIISGMGTHIRLKFSELKYPRRW